A region of Streptosporangiales bacterium DNA encodes the following proteins:
- a CDS encoding Lrp/AsnC family transcriptional regulator: protein MITAIVLVRADVAGIPEVAERIAELPDVSEVYSVTGEFDLVAMVRVREHQDLAEAIPGRLNKVDGVTHTETHVAFRTYSRHDLDAAFALGFDATS from the coding sequence GTGATCACCGCCATCGTGCTCGTCCGTGCTGACGTCGCCGGCATCCCCGAGGTCGCCGAGCGCATCGCCGAGCTGCCCGACGTCAGCGAGGTCTACTCGGTGACGGGCGAGTTCGACCTCGTCGCGATGGTCCGGGTGCGCGAGCACCAGGACCTCGCCGAGGCCATCCCCGGCCGGCTGAACAAGGTGGACGGCGTCACGCACACCGAGACGCACGTGGCGTTCCGCACGTACTCCAGGCACGACCTGGACGCCGCCTTCGCCCTGGGTTTCGACGCGACCTCCTGA
- the trpD gene encoding anthranilate phosphoribosyltransferase, with the protein MATQPAPRQWANLIGQLIAGESLSAEDTRWAMDQTMTGEATAVQIAGLVVALRAKGETVDELAGFAAAMLDHATKLEVAGPLVDLVGTGGDRRNTVNLSTMGAVVAAAAGAPVVKHGNRAASSACGAADLLEQLGVVIDPPPEENARIAAELGIAFCFAPLYHPGFRHAAVPRRELGTPTVFNFLGPITNPADVRANAAGVSDARMAPIVAGVFADRGCEALVFRGDDGLDELTTTTTSTVYVVHGGEVAKTTFDPADLGFARSQVSDLTGGDPAYNAGVARDIFSGKGGPVRDTVLLNAAAALAVATPSEASLVERLRSGVAAAAEAIDSGAASDLLDRWAAATRAAAAS; encoded by the coding sequence ATGGCGACGCAACCCGCGCCACGGCAGTGGGCGAACCTCATCGGTCAGCTCATCGCGGGGGAGTCGCTGAGCGCCGAGGACACCCGCTGGGCGATGGACCAGACGATGACCGGCGAAGCCACCGCGGTGCAGATCGCCGGTCTCGTGGTGGCGTTGCGGGCGAAGGGCGAGACCGTCGACGAGCTCGCCGGGTTCGCGGCCGCCATGCTCGACCACGCGACCAAGCTCGAGGTTGCCGGCCCGCTGGTGGACCTGGTCGGCACCGGCGGTGACCGACGTAACACCGTGAACCTCTCCACCATGGGTGCCGTGGTGGCGGCCGCCGCCGGCGCGCCGGTGGTGAAGCACGGCAACCGGGCGGCGTCGTCCGCCTGCGGCGCGGCCGACCTGTTGGAGCAGCTCGGCGTGGTCATCGACCCGCCACCCGAGGAGAACGCACGGATCGCCGCGGAGCTCGGCATCGCGTTCTGCTTCGCGCCGCTGTACCACCCGGGGTTCAGGCACGCCGCCGTTCCCCGTCGCGAGCTCGGCACTCCCACGGTCTTCAACTTCCTCGGCCCGATCACCAACCCGGCGGACGTGCGGGCGAACGCCGCCGGCGTCTCCGACGCCCGGATGGCGCCGATCGTCGCCGGCGTGTTCGCCGACCGCGGCTGCGAGGCGCTGGTCTTCCGCGGCGACGACGGCCTGGACGAGCTCACCACCACGACGACCTCCACCGTCTACGTGGTGCACGGCGGCGAGGTGGCGAAGACCACGTTCGACCCGGCCGACCTCGGCTTCGCCAGGTCGCAGGTGAGCGACCTCACCGGCGGCGACCCCGCGTACAACGCCGGCGTGGCGCGCGACATCTTCAGCGGCAAGGGCGGGCCGGTGCGCGACACCGTGCTGCTCAACGCCGCGGCTGCACTTGCCGTGGCCACGCCGAGCGAGGCGTCGCTGGTGGAGCGGCTGCGGTCCGGCGTCGCGGCCGCGGCTGAGGCCATCGACTCCGGCGCCGCGTCGGACCTACTGGACCGCTGGGCGGCGGCGACCCGCGCGGCAGCCGCCTCCTGA